Proteins from one Pseudomonas grandcourensis genomic window:
- the aldA gene encoding aldehyde dehydrogenase codes for MRLERNFVNGHFTEPASEALIAVYNPATEALVGHVSAATADEATAAVEAALAAQKVWGKLTSIERAEYLRAFADALEANAQNIGEALAAESGKSVADASNEARYAAQITRYHAEWARRIEGEIIPSDSPNENLFLHREPIGVVACLIPFNYPVYTLLRKIAPALIAGNTVVVRPSNNTPTSAFEIAKAVQQSGLPAGVVNILTMDHGTAAVVCTHKAVGLITLTGSVNAGRIVLDYCKANIAKPSLELGGKTPAIIEADADLEAAASAIVASKTTHCGQLCTAVERVYVQESVYDQFLGLLKQKISAVKFGDRATDASLMGPLVNASSQQNIHAMVERAIADGAVLETGGVLPEGKGHFYPPTLLSGCRQDMEIIQEEIFGPVLPVLKYRDIDEALAMANDHQFGLSSVLYTENYRTAQKVANAIEAGELYVNRTPADPYQGFHAGWKRSGLGGDDGKHGMLEFTQTRLVVMKY; via the coding sequence ATGCGACTCGAGCGAAACTTTGTTAACGGCCACTTCACTGAACCTGCCAGCGAGGCGCTGATCGCGGTCTATAACCCCGCGACCGAAGCGCTGGTGGGGCACGTCTCGGCGGCCACCGCCGATGAAGCCACGGCGGCGGTCGAAGCGGCCCTGGCCGCACAAAAAGTATGGGGCAAGCTCACCAGCATCGAGCGCGCCGAATACCTGCGTGCCTTCGCCGATGCCCTTGAAGCCAACGCACAAAATATCGGCGAGGCGCTCGCCGCCGAATCCGGCAAGAGCGTGGCCGACGCCAGCAACGAGGCCCGTTATGCGGCGCAAATCACCCGCTATCACGCTGAATGGGCGCGCCGTATCGAGGGCGAGATCATTCCCAGCGATTCGCCGAACGAAAACCTGTTTTTGCACCGCGAGCCGATTGGCGTGGTCGCCTGCCTGATTCCGTTCAACTACCCGGTCTACACCCTGTTGCGCAAGATCGCCCCGGCGTTGATTGCCGGCAACACAGTGGTGGTGCGTCCAAGCAACAACACGCCGACCTCGGCCTTCGAAATCGCCAAGGCCGTGCAGCAATCCGGTCTGCCGGCTGGCGTGGTGAACATTCTGACCATGGACCACGGCACCGCCGCTGTCGTCTGCACCCATAAGGCCGTGGGCCTGATCACCCTGACCGGTAGCGTCAACGCCGGGCGCATCGTGCTCGATTACTGCAAGGCCAACATCGCCAAGCCGTCCCTGGAACTGGGGGGCAAGACCCCGGCGATCATCGAGGCCGACGCCGACCTCGAAGCAGCCGCCAGCGCCATCGTCGCTTCCAAGACCACCCACTGTGGCCAGTTGTGCACGGCGGTGGAGCGGGTTTATGTGCAGGAAAGCGTCTACGACCAATTCCTCGGTCTGCTGAAACAGAAAATCAGTGCCGTGAAATTCGGCGACCGTGCCACCGATGCCAGCCTGATGGGGCCATTGGTCAACGCCAGCTCGCAGCAAAACATTCACGCCATGGTCGAGCGCGCCATCGCCGATGGCGCGGTGCTGGAAACCGGTGGCGTGTTGCCTGAAGGCAAGGGTCATTTCTACCCGCCGACCCTGCTCAGCGGCTGCCGTCAGGACATGGAGATCATTCAGGAAGAAATCTTCGGCCCGGTGCTGCCGGTGCTCAAGTACCGCGACATCGACGAAGCGCTGGCCATGGCCAACGACCACCAGTTCGGCCTGTCGTCGGTGCTGTATACCGAGAACTACCGCACCGCACAGAAAGTCGCCAACGCCATCGAGGCCGGTGAACTGTACGTCAACCGTACCCCGGCCGATCCGTACCAGGGCTTCCACGCCGGCTGGAAACGCTCGGGCCTGGGCGGTGATGACGGCAAGCACGGCATGCTCGAATTCACCCAGACCCGTCTGGTGGTGATGAAGTACTGA
- a CDS encoding ABC transporter substrate-binding protein encodes MNELKTLDGTAPHPAVNDLCTQVKHGQINRRQFLRTAALLGVTVASASTFIGSALLGDSAFAADDQPPRQGGSLRFACAIQEIQDPMLITWIEASNLLRNSLEFLTWVDAENITHPYLAESWSPSEDLKTWTFNLRQGVKWSNGDEFTADDVEHNINRWIAADSKSVNRTAFQDVAAFEKTGPYQFRLVLKRPILAVPEMLSAFTCTLVHRSFKNGDDWTKNPIGTGPFKLVSFAVNKQATFAKRADYWRKPANLDELRYVDMGTDISTHLAALQAGQVDVLYRVTVAELDLAKRLPAAQLLSCKSAQTVVMRMACDQKPFTDVRIRKAVVLCADNAQMLKIAYRGMGTLGEDHHVAPSHPEYSPLPKRERDVAGAKKLLAEAGYPNGIDIDLIVGNTQGRYEQDCAQILQQNCLEAGIRINLKVIPATQYWPIWDKAAFSLTYWAHRPLGVMSLELAYRSGAAWNESHYSNPAFDAALDKAMGIIDPQQRALAMQDVERILQDDAVMVQPFWGDKFTATSKKVQGFRVHPSDFYPMDEVWLSA; translated from the coding sequence ATGAACGAGCTGAAGACACTGGACGGCACCGCGCCGCATCCTGCCGTCAACGACCTGTGCACACAGGTCAAGCATGGCCAGATCAACCGTCGACAATTCCTGCGCACCGCCGCCCTGCTGGGCGTCACCGTGGCCAGCGCCAGCACCTTTATCGGTTCGGCGCTGCTCGGTGATTCGGCGTTCGCCGCCGACGATCAACCGCCGCGCCAAGGGGGCAGCCTGCGTTTTGCCTGCGCCATTCAGGAAATCCAGGACCCGATGCTGATCACCTGGATCGAAGCCTCGAACCTGCTGCGCAACTCCCTTGAATTCTTGACCTGGGTCGATGCCGAGAACATCACTCACCCTTACCTGGCTGAAAGCTGGAGTCCGTCCGAAGACCTCAAGACCTGGACCTTCAACCTGCGCCAGGGCGTGAAGTGGAGCAACGGCGACGAGTTCACCGCGGACGACGTCGAACACAACATCAATCGCTGGATCGCCGCCGATTCCAAGTCGGTCAACCGCACCGCGTTCCAGGACGTAGCCGCCTTCGAAAAAACCGGCCCGTACCAGTTCCGCCTGGTGCTCAAGCGCCCGATCCTGGCCGTTCCGGAAATGCTCAGCGCGTTTACCTGCACCCTGGTGCACCGCAGCTTCAAGAACGGTGACGACTGGACCAAAAACCCCATCGGTACCGGGCCGTTCAAGCTCGTATCGTTTGCAGTGAACAAGCAGGCGACCTTCGCCAAGCGCGCCGACTACTGGCGCAAGCCGGCCAACCTCGACGAACTGCGCTACGTCGACATGGGCACCGACATTTCCACTCATCTTGCCGCATTGCAGGCCGGTCAGGTCGACGTGCTGTACCGCGTCACCGTGGCCGAACTGGACCTGGCCAAACGCTTGCCGGCCGCGCAACTGCTCAGCTGCAAGTCGGCGCAGACCGTGGTCATGCGCATGGCCTGCGACCAGAAACCATTCACCGATGTGCGCATCCGCAAAGCCGTGGTGCTGTGTGCCGACAACGCACAGATGCTGAAAATCGCTTATCGCGGCATGGGTACCCTCGGTGAAGACCACCACGTCGCACCATCCCATCCGGAATACTCGCCGCTGCCCAAGCGCGAGCGGGATGTGGCCGGGGCAAAGAAACTGCTGGCCGAAGCCGGTTACCCGAATGGCATCGACATCGACCTGATCGTCGGCAACACCCAGGGCCGCTACGAACAGGACTGCGCGCAGATCCTGCAACAGAACTGCCTGGAAGCCGGCATCCGCATCAACCTCAAAGTGATCCCGGCCACCCAGTACTGGCCGATCTGGGACAAGGCGGCGTTCAGCCTGACCTATTGGGCCCACCGCCCGCTGGGGGTGATGTCCCTGGAACTGGCTTACCGCAGCGGCGCCGCCTGGAACGAAAGCCACTACAGCAACCCGGCGTTCGACGCCGCGCTGGACAAGGCGATGGGCATCATCGATCCGCAGCAACGCGCCCTGGCCATGCAGGATGTCGAGCGCATCCTGCAGGACGACGCCGTGATGGTGCAGCCGTTCTGGGGTGACAAGTTCACCGCCACCAGCAAGAAGGTCCAGGGTTTCAGGGTTCACCCTTCGGACTTCTACCCAATGGATGAGGTCTGGTTGAGCGCCTGA
- a CDS encoding ABC transporter permease: MAEFLLRKLMALIATLLSVSLIVFVALELNIEDVAINVLGPYSAADQRAAWLVEHGYNQPFLWRYLVWLKDFISGDWGTSVHFREPVINLLLPNLGQTLILAGLALLIMVPVALTLGILAGIRQGSLVDRLVSFLSIVTTSIPDFASAVFVSAIFVFWLNWLPGVSSMSEGFNVAELALPLMVLCLFGIGYLARITRASMVEVMQAPYIRTARLKGASTSRIVLRHALRNVLIAPITVIMLYIPWLLSNVIVVEVFFAYKGFGSLLYTASLNHDVYLIEACAMISGAVVGATKIFSDLAYTWLNPRITLRSLGGGGQ, from the coding sequence ATGGCTGAATTTCTGTTACGCAAATTGATGGCGTTGATCGCGACCCTGCTGTCGGTGTCGCTGATCGTGTTCGTCGCCCTCGAACTGAACATCGAGGACGTGGCGATCAACGTCCTCGGCCCCTACTCCGCCGCCGACCAGCGTGCCGCGTGGCTGGTGGAACATGGCTACAACCAGCCGTTCCTGTGGCGCTACCTGGTATGGCTGAAGGACTTCATCAGCGGCGACTGGGGCACTTCGGTGCACTTTCGTGAGCCTGTGATCAACCTGCTGCTGCCCAACCTTGGGCAAACCCTGATCCTCGCCGGGCTGGCGCTGTTGATCATGGTGCCGGTGGCCCTGACCCTGGGCATTCTGGCGGGCATTCGCCAGGGTTCGCTGGTGGACCGCCTGGTGTCGTTCCTGTCGATTGTCACCACGTCGATTCCAGACTTCGCCAGTGCGGTGTTCGTTTCGGCGATCTTCGTCTTCTGGCTCAACTGGCTGCCGGGCGTGAGCAGCATGAGCGAAGGTTTCAACGTCGCCGAACTGGCCCTGCCACTGATGGTGCTGTGCCTGTTCGGCATCGGTTACCTGGCGCGCATCACCCGTGCCTCGATGGTCGAAGTGATGCAGGCGCCGTACATCCGCACCGCTCGCCTCAAGGGTGCGTCGACGTCGCGCATCGTGCTGCGTCATGCCCTGCGCAATGTGCTGATCGCACCGATCACGGTGATCATGCTGTACATCCCGTGGCTGCTGTCGAACGTGATCGTGGTCGAGGTGTTCTTCGCCTACAAGGGCTTCGGCTCGCTGCTGTACACCGCGTCACTGAACCACGACGTGTACCTGATCGAAGCCTGCGCGATGATCAGCGGCGCGGTGGTTGGCGCAACCAAGATTTTTTCCGACCTGGCCTACACCTGGCTCAACCCGCGCATCACCTTGCGCAGTCTTGGCGGAGGTGGCCAATGA
- a CDS encoding ABC transporter permease has translation MSFLHSFKHPLALLGLLLVGGWVLVAAFAPWLAPHDPLASFSPLLTPMTADPSGQSFLLGTDMIGRDILSRLIWGTRTVLFWSILATLTAFAVGIAMGLCAGYFNGKVDAFLSYVADTVLSFPVLVLYIVIIIALGASALNILIAVTFTSAPAIFRIMRALTIDIRSRDYVLSAITQGEGSLRIMLVEILPNCGGPLIVDFCLRIGYTAIMIGALGFLGLGLPPPTPDWGGMINEGRSMAIAFPHLVIFPCIAISTLMLGLSLLADGLDEHAQKGARS, from the coding sequence ATGAGCTTCCTGCACTCGTTCAAACATCCATTGGCCCTGCTCGGCCTGCTGCTGGTGGGCGGCTGGGTACTGGTCGCCGCGTTTGCGCCGTGGCTGGCGCCCCATGATCCGCTGGCAAGCTTCAGCCCGTTGCTCACGCCGATGACCGCTGACCCCAGCGGCCAGAGCTTCCTGCTGGGCACCGACATGATTGGCCGGGACATTCTCTCGCGGCTGATCTGGGGCACCCGCACCGTGCTGTTCTGGTCGATCCTGGCCACCCTGACCGCGTTCGCCGTGGGCATCGCCATGGGCCTGTGCGCCGGTTACTTCAATGGCAAGGTCGACGCCTTCCTGTCCTATGTCGCCGACACCGTGCTGTCCTTCCCGGTGCTGGTGCTGTACATCGTGATCATCATCGCCCTCGGCGCTTCGGCGCTGAACATCCTGATCGCGGTGACCTTCACCAGTGCCCCGGCGATCTTCCGCATCATGCGCGCCCTGACCATCGACATCCGTTCCCGGGACTACGTGCTCAGCGCCATCACCCAGGGTGAAGGCTCGCTGCGCATCATGCTGGTGGAAATCCTGCCCAACTGCGGCGGGCCGCTGATCGTCGATTTCTGCCTGCGCATCGGCTACACCGCAATCATGATCGGCGCCCTCGGCTTCCTCGGCCTCGGCCTGCCACCGCCGACCCCGGACTGGGGCGGCATGATCAACGAAGGCCGCAGCATGGCCATCGCCTTCCCGCACTTGGTGATCTTCCCGTGCATTGCCATCTCCACCCTGATGCTGGGCCTGAGCCTGTTGGCGGACGGCCTGGACGAACACGCCCAGAAAGGCGCAAGGAGCTGA
- a CDS encoding ABC transporter ATP-binding protein: MSNPLNLQQVLRVENLSIELPAGADRSHAVHGISLDVRKGEILCVIGESGSGKSVLSAAIMGDYAKGLRHSEGVIDFLGDDICRMPDDALRQLRGNRIAMIFQEPMAALNPAIRIGRQVEEIFDIHAPQMPSAERRERMLALLDSTHLPDPPRIANSFPHQLSGGQCQRVVIAMALAMNPDLLIADEPTTALDVTTQAQVLKLVRELRGRGQHGILFITHDFGVVAEIADRIAVMEGGRLVEIGERDQVLNAPAHPYTRKLITAVPALHPELHVPSADGELALRIEHLNKTYNVGGRSVAALRDVSLQLPRGKTLAIVGESGSGKSTLVKAAIRLVDSDSGHVWVGDTDFLALRGAALAANRRRIQMIFQDPYGSLNPRHRVGDIIARAAQLRGLSAKDAWAEAGDLLEQVGLKRDALKRKPRQFSGGQRQRIGIARALAMRPEVLIADESVSALDVSVQKQVLELLAELQQRLNLSILFITHDLRVAAQISDYIAVMRQGEVVEYGTAEQVLLRPQNNYTQTLLAAAPGASAIAGMPVESSALRLIRP, from the coding sequence ATGAGCAACCCACTGAACCTGCAACAAGTGTTGCGCGTGGAGAACCTCTCCATCGAACTGCCCGCCGGTGCCGACCGCAGCCACGCCGTGCACGGCATCAGCCTGGACGTGCGCAAGGGCGAAATCCTCTGCGTGATCGGCGAGTCCGGCTCGGGCAAATCGGTGCTTTCGGCAGCGATCATGGGCGACTACGCCAAAGGCCTGCGCCACAGCGAAGGGGTGATCGATTTCCTTGGCGACGACATTTGCCGCATGCCGGACGATGCCTTGCGTCAGTTGCGCGGCAACCGCATCGCGATGATTTTCCAGGAGCCCATGGCGGCACTGAATCCGGCAATCCGCATCGGCCGGCAAGTCGAGGAAATCTTCGACATTCATGCGCCGCAAATGCCATCCGCCGAGCGCCGCGAACGCATGCTCGCCCTGCTCGACTCGACCCATTTGCCCGACCCGCCACGGATCGCCAACAGCTTCCCGCATCAGCTCTCCGGTGGCCAATGCCAGCGCGTGGTGATCGCCATGGCCCTGGCGATGAACCCGGACCTGCTGATCGCCGATGAACCGACCACGGCGCTGGACGTCACCACCCAGGCGCAGGTGCTGAAACTTGTGCGTGAACTGCGCGGGCGCGGCCAGCACGGGATTCTGTTCATCACCCATGACTTCGGTGTGGTCGCGGAAATCGCTGACCGTATTGCAGTGATGGAAGGTGGCCGCCTGGTGGAAATCGGAGAGCGCGACCAGGTGCTCAACGCCCCGGCGCACCCGTACACCCGCAAGCTGATCACGGCGGTGCCGGCGCTGCACCCGGAGTTGCATGTGCCCAGCGCCGACGGCGAACTGGCGTTGCGTATCGAGCATTTGAACAAGACCTACAACGTCGGCGGCCGCTCGGTGGCAGCACTGCGGGATGTCTCGCTGCAACTGCCACGGGGCAAGACCCTGGCCATCGTCGGTGAATCCGGTTCGGGCAAAAGCACGCTGGTGAAAGCGGCGATTCGTCTGGTGGACAGCGATAGCGGTCATGTCTGGGTTGGCGATACCGACTTCCTGGCCCTGCGCGGTGCGGCACTGGCGGCTAACCGGCGGCGTATCCAGATGATTTTCCAGGACCCTTACGGCTCGCTAAACCCCCGGCATAGGGTCGGCGACATCATCGCTCGCGCCGCGCAATTGCGCGGGTTGTCGGCCAAGGATGCCTGGGCCGAAGCCGGTGATTTGCTTGAGCAGGTCGGGCTCAAGCGCGACGCCCTCAAACGCAAGCCCCGGCAATTTTCCGGTGGCCAGCGCCAGCGCATCGGCATCGCCCGGGCACTGGCGATGCGCCCGGAAGTACTGATCGCCGACGAAAGCGTTTCGGCCCTCGATGTCTCGGTGCAAAAGCAGGTGCTGGAGTTGCTGGCCGAACTGCAACAGCGGCTGAACCTGAGCATTTTGTTCATCACCCACGACCTGCGGGTGGCAGCGCAGATCAGCGACTACATCGCGGTGATGCGCCAGGGCGAAGTCGTCGAATACGGCACCGCCGAACAGGTGCTGCTCAGGCCACAGAACAACTACACCCAGACACTGCTGGCGGCGGCGCCGGGCGCTTCGGCGATAGCGGGCATGCCTGTTGAAAGCTCTGCGTTGAGGTTGATCCGCCCCTAG
- a CDS encoding MFS transporter — MSKPATTVAAVQGSNAGSKSHSDKGSRYFQLMLLVLAAGAIYPILYLRQVYQTTMLEVFQINHSELGYLYSMLGTIFLVSYLPSGWLADRIAPRFLIFFSLVATGALGLWYSTAPSMTGLMIIFGCWGLTTGLTFWASVLKRVKMIAHHTEQGRFFGVLDGGRGLVEALLATVALALFAFATETRGESVAEGFKHVVYLYSFTCIAIGCVLVLIKDPKAMEDTPAVEKGKFNLLSDLTTLVKIPELWLVTAIVFCGYHIFWATYSFSDYLQGGGMTAVMAGTITTIKLWMRPIGGIGGGWLGDKFSNISVLCVALLLASLAMIGLIVFPALNSLGLLIGTVIFIGLMTYAIRGLYWAILDTCDIPLRITGLAIGIVSVVGYLPDAFIPLVNGYLTEHFPGAFGYKLYFGYIAFVGLLGTLAALTLRARINRKSLNKTFLNKTGA, encoded by the coding sequence ATGTCCAAGCCTGCAACCACTGTTGCCGCTGTTCAGGGTTCGAACGCGGGTTCAAAAAGCCACAGTGACAAAGGAAGTCGCTATTTCCAGTTGATGCTGTTGGTGCTCGCCGCCGGTGCGATCTACCCGATCCTGTACCTGCGTCAGGTCTACCAGACCACCATGCTCGAAGTGTTCCAGATCAACCACAGCGAGCTGGGTTACCTGTACTCGATGCTCGGCACGATCTTCCTGGTCTCGTATCTGCCCAGCGGCTGGCTGGCGGATCGCATCGCCCCGCGCTTCCTGATTTTCTTCTCGCTGGTGGCTACCGGCGCCTTGGGCCTGTGGTACTCCACCGCGCCATCGATGACCGGTTTGATGATCATCTTCGGTTGCTGGGGCCTGACCACCGGCCTGACCTTCTGGGCCTCGGTGCTCAAGCGGGTGAAGATGATTGCCCATCACACTGAACAGGGCCGGTTCTTTGGCGTTCTCGATGGCGGTCGCGGCCTGGTGGAAGCCTTGCTGGCCACCGTGGCCCTGGCGCTGTTCGCCTTCGCCACCGAAACCCGTGGCGAGTCGGTCGCCGAAGGTTTCAAGCATGTGGTGTACCTGTATTCCTTCACCTGTATCGCCATCGGCTGCGTGCTGGTGCTGATCAAGGACCCGAAGGCCATGGAAGACACGCCGGCGGTGGAGAAGGGCAAGTTCAACCTGCTCAGCGACCTGACCACCCTGGTGAAAATCCCCGAGCTGTGGCTGGTCACCGCCATTGTGTTCTGCGGTTATCACATTTTCTGGGCCACCTACAGTTTCTCCGATTACCTGCAGGGCGGCGGCATGACGGCGGTGATGGCCGGCACCATCACCACCATCAAGTTGTGGATGCGCCCCATCGGCGGTATCGGCGGCGGCTGGCTGGGTGACAAGTTCTCCAACATCTCGGTGCTGTGCGTGGCGTTGCTGCTGGCGAGCCTGGCGATGATCGGCCTGATCGTGTTCCCGGCCCTCAACAGCCTGGGCCTGCTGATCGGCACGGTGATTTTCATCGGCCTGATGACCTACGCCATTCGCGGGCTGTACTGGGCGATCCTCGACACCTGCGACATTCCGCTGCGCATCACCGGCCTGGCCATCGGCATTGTCTCGGTGGTGGGTTACCTGCCAGATGCCTTCATTCCCTTGGTCAACGGCTACCTCACCGAACATTTCCCCGGTGCCTTTGGTTACAAGCTGTATTTCGGCTACATCGCCTTCGTCGGCCTGCTCGGGACCCTGGCGGCCCTGACCTTGCGCGCACGTATCAACCGTAAGTCTTTGAACAAGACATTTTTGAACAAAACAGGTGCCTGA
- a CDS encoding LysR substrate-binding domain-containing protein produces MKRKMPGLNALKAFEVAGSTGSFTRAAELLNVTQSAVSRQVRQLEEQLGENLLERRHHHLELTSAGRVLLRALHQSFDKIELTVRSIQQKTHSNRLHINAPPTFTSRWLMPRLGRLREQHPELELSITTRLQDSLAETSTLDCAIRFGDGEWDGLDSSLLIQERHIAVCAPSLYAREWSEQGLDLNRLTLLHVLAREDQRYLTWKHWLDAARISGVDTQGGYEFDLLDLAIQAATDGLGITIADWHMVASELASGQLTQVLNVHVDGHQSYWLVTRPEQTEMPQLQVFSQWLQEEIWLAQRQLEPSTAAV; encoded by the coding sequence ATGAAACGCAAAATGCCCGGCCTGAATGCCCTCAAGGCCTTCGAAGTGGCCGGCAGCACCGGCAGTTTTACCCGCGCCGCCGAGTTGCTCAATGTCACCCAGAGTGCGGTCAGCCGCCAGGTGCGCCAACTCGAAGAACAACTGGGCGAGAACCTGCTGGAGCGGCGCCATCATCACCTCGAACTGACCAGCGCCGGCCGGGTGCTGTTGCGGGCGTTGCACCAGTCGTTCGACAAGATCGAGTTGACGGTGCGCAGCATCCAGCAAAAAACCCACTCCAACCGCCTGCACATCAACGCGCCGCCGACCTTCACCAGCCGTTGGTTGATGCCGCGTCTGGGGCGCTTGCGCGAGCAGCACCCGGAGCTGGAACTGAGCATCACCACGCGTTTGCAGGACAGCCTGGCGGAGACCAGTACCCTGGACTGTGCGATCCGTTTCGGCGATGGCGAATGGGACGGGCTGGACAGTTCGCTGCTGATCCAGGAGCGGCATATCGCGGTGTGCGCGCCGTCCCTGTATGCGCGGGAGTGGAGCGAGCAGGGCCTGGACCTCAATCGCCTGACGCTGCTGCATGTGCTGGCCCGGGAAGACCAGCGCTACCTGACCTGGAAACACTGGCTGGACGCGGCGCGCATCAGCGGTGTCGACACCCAGGGCGGCTATGAATTCGACCTGCTGGACCTGGCGATCCAGGCCGCCACCGATGGCCTGGGGATCACCATTGCCGACTGGCATATGGTCGCCTCGGAACTGGCCAGCGGGCAGTTGACCCAGGTGCTGAATGTGCACGTCGACGGGCACCAGTCCTACTGGCTGGTGACCCGGCCGGAGCAGACCGAGATGCCTCAATTGCAGGTGTTCAGCCAGTGGTTGCAGGAGGAGATCTGGTTGGCGCAGAGGCAGTTGGAGCCTTCTACCGCCGCCGTCTAG
- a CDS encoding mandelate racemase/muconate lactonizing enzyme family protein, whose amino-acid sequence MKIVALETHIVAVPPPHIGGMYWLFVKIKTDCGIEGVGEIYAATFGPKAMLPIIEDVFERYLLNQDPHHIERFFRQAYSSGFTQRPDLTMMGVVSGLEMACWDIIGKAANKPVYELLGGKVNERLRSYTYLYPVNSKGEYDYDDPDLAAECAIENMNKGFTAVKFDPAGPYTAYSGHQISLEVLERCETFCRKIREAVGDKCDLLFGTHGQMVPSSAIRLAKRLEKYDPLWFEEPVPPGQEDAMAQVAAKTSIPIATGERLTTKYEFFKLLQAGGASILQMNVARCGGLLEAKKIASMAEAYYAQIAPHLYNGPIGAAASFQLATCTPNFLIQESIMTWGGFHAEVLTKPLQWEDGYIIPSTEPGLGVELNMDVVRKHSPYTGERLHLQMAPTPADVKDTSPARG is encoded by the coding sequence ATGAAAATCGTCGCCCTTGAAACCCATATTGTCGCCGTTCCGCCACCGCACATCGGCGGGATGTACTGGTTGTTCGTCAAAATCAAAACCGATTGCGGCATTGAAGGCGTCGGCGAAATCTACGCCGCAACCTTCGGCCCCAAGGCCATGCTGCCAATCATCGAAGACGTGTTCGAACGCTACCTGCTGAACCAGGACCCGCACCACATCGAACGCTTTTTCCGTCAGGCCTATTCGAGCGGCTTCACCCAGCGCCCGGACCTGACCATGATGGGCGTGGTCAGCGGCCTGGAGATGGCCTGCTGGGACATCATCGGCAAGGCGGCGAACAAGCCGGTCTACGAGTTGCTCGGTGGCAAGGTCAACGAACGCCTGCGTTCCTACACCTACCTGTACCCGGTCAACAGCAAGGGCGAGTACGACTACGACGACCCGGACCTGGCCGCCGAGTGCGCCATCGAGAACATGAACAAAGGCTTCACCGCCGTGAAGTTCGACCCGGCGGGGCCGTACACCGCGTACTCCGGTCACCAGATTTCCCTGGAAGTGCTGGAGCGCTGCGAGACCTTCTGCCGCAAGATCCGCGAGGCGGTGGGTGACAAGTGCGACCTGCTGTTCGGCACCCACGGGCAGATGGTGCCGTCCTCGGCCATTCGTCTGGCCAAGCGCCTGGAGAAGTACGACCCGCTGTGGTTCGAAGAACCTGTGCCACCGGGCCAGGAAGACGCCATGGCGCAAGTCGCGGCCAAGACCAGCATCCCGATTGCCACCGGTGAGCGCCTGACCACCAAGTACGAATTCTTCAAGCTGTTGCAGGCCGGCGGTGCGTCGATCCTGCAAATGAACGTCGCCCGCTGCGGCGGCCTGCTGGAGGCGAAGAAGATCGCCAGCATGGCCGAGGCGTATTACGCGCAGATCGCCCCGCACCTCTACAACGGGCCGATTGGCGCGGCGGCGAGCTTCCAGTTGGCGACCTGCACGCCGAACTTCCTGATCCAGGAAAGCATCATGACCTGGGGCGGCTTCCATGCCGAAGTCCTGACCAAACCGCTGCAATGGGAGGACGGCTACATCATCCCGTCCACCGAGCCGGGCCTTGGCG